From one Drosophila subpulchrella strain 33 F10 #4 breed RU33 chromosome 3L, RU_Dsub_v1.1 Primary Assembly, whole genome shotgun sequence genomic stretch:
- the LOC119553916 gene encoding prolyl 4-hydroxylase subunit alpha-2-like isoform X2: protein MFRTCVLICLLNGVALSTKKEEKLSIVSHGYAISQAHMLPLLSLREEATRNLRNYATVLTKRLTQVKLAIKQLEALVKSKPSSNTLLTFKQTRIFYIDWRKWLSFVKEKHGYEEISKLQSLRHIMPTKIDYDEALYGIYRLQSTYRLDPAEMSVGLLRGRKYRCKKFHAVDCLMIGSVYYLNEDFQDAERWFQLALEKYHSDPNSKQFDIFGWSDDFILKLLMKAAQSSGRFKAALEYAEQALVIDRSHSFWQQQVPRLKNLSLTPEHPKREKISKYLFKPACRMEFPAKKYLRCHLLFSSPFLQLAPIKVEELNLDPPINIYHNLIHNEEIFWIKTLSNPHLKRSTIFSSSKQPIEDFSNIRTSKTMHLNDDAHKLIKNLNQRVMDATGLSVMESEDLQISNYGIGGHFSEHQDSVPPTDAKRCRAGR, encoded by the exons ATGTTTCGGACTTGTGTTCTTATATGTTTATTGAATGGAGTTGCTTTAAGCAccaaaaaagaggaaaaactATCAATAGTTTCGCATGGGTATGCTATATCCCAGGCTCACATGTTGCCATTGTTGAGTCTGAGGGAAGAGGCGACTAGGAACCTAAGAAACTATGCAACAGTTTTAACAAAGCGGTTAACCCAAGTCAAACT GGCAATTAAGCAATTGGAGGCTCTCGTTAAGTCAAAACCTTCGTCCAATACATTACTCACCTTCAAACAGACCcgaatattttatattgaCTGGCGAAAATGGTTAAGTTTTGTAAAGGAAAAACACGGTTATGAGGAAATTTCCAAATTACAAAGTTTACGACACATTATGCCCACGAAAATTGACTATGACGAGGCTCTTTATGGCATATATCGCCTTCAATCAACTTACAGACTCGATCCGGCTGAAATGTCAGTTGGTTTGCTAAGAGGAAGGAAGTATAG ATGCAAAAAATTCCATGCTGTGGATTGCCTCATGATAGGCTCAGTATATTATTTGAACGAGGACTTCCAGGATGCAGAGCGTTGGTTCCAGTTGGCTTTAGAAAAATACCACAGTGATCCGAACTCGAAACAATTTGATATATTTGGATGGTCCgacgattttattttgaagcTGCTAATGAAGGCAGCTCAGAGCTCTGGCCGATTTAAGGCCGCTTTGGAATATGCCGAACAAGCGTTGGTTATCGACCGtagccacagtttttggcaACAACAAGTCCCTAGGCTCAAAAACTTGAGTTTGACACCCGAACATCCGAAACGGGAAAAAATCAGTAAATATCTATTTAAGCCGGCTTGTCGCATGGAATTTCCCGCTAAGAAATATTTGCGTTGCCATCTTTTATTTTCCTCGCCGTTTCTTCAGTTGGCACCCATAAAAGTGGAGGAGCTAAACCTCGACCCacctataaatatttatcacAATCTCATCCATAACGAGGAAATTTTTTGGATTAAGACTCTGTCAAATCCGCACCTGAAGCGCAGTACCATTTTCAGCTCCTCTAAACAACCGATTGAAGATTTTTCTAATATTCGGACTTCCAAAACTATGCATTTAAACGATGATGCTCATAAGTTAATTAAGAATTTGAATCAACGTGTAATGGATGCCACAGGCTTAAGTGTGATGGAGTCTGAGGATCTGCAGATTAGTAACTATGGCATCGGTGGACATTTTTCTGAGCACCAGGACTCTGTACCACCAACTGATG CTAAGCGATGTAGAGCTGGGCGGTGA
- the LOC119553258 gene encoding somatostatin receptor type 2: MFTWLMMGILQFANGDMTPDSYVNTTNWYNTNESLFTTELNQRWISAGSTIQPEEPVYGTDLPTYQHCIATRNSFADLFTVVLYGFVCIIGLFGNTLVIYVVLRFSKMQTVTNIYILNLAVADECFLIGIPFLLYTMRICSWRFGEFMCKAYMVSTSITSFTSSIFLLIMSADRYIAVCHPISSPRYRTLHIAKIVSAVAWTTSAVLMLPVILYASTVEQEDGINYSCNIMWPDAYKKHSGTTFILYTFFLGFATPLCFILSFYYLVIRKLQSVGPKHATKSKEKRRAHRKVTRLVLTVISVYIFCWLPHWISQVALIHSNPAQRDLSRLEILIFLLLGALVYSNSAVNPILYAFLSENFRKSFFKAFTCMNKQDINAQLQVEPSVFTKQGSRKRGGSKRRQSTNTQMPPLLPQNAGNNNSSTTTSSTTTAEKTGTTVTQKSCNSNGKVTGPPENLIICLSEQQEAFCTTARRSSGAMQQTDL; encoded by the exons ATGTTTACGTGGCTGATGATGGGCATCCTGCAGTTTGCAAACGGGGATATGACCCCCGATTCATATGTGAATACCACAAATTGGTATAATACAAACGAGAGCTTATTTACCACGGAACTGAACCAAAGATGGATTAGTGCTGGCTCCACAATTCAGCCAGAGGAGCCTGTTTATGGCACCGACTTGCCCACCTATCAACATTGCATTGCCACCCGGAATTCCTTTGCTGATTTGTTCACCGTGGTGCTCTATGGATTTGTTTGCATTATCGGATTATTTGGCAATACTCTGGTGATCTATGTGGTGCTTCGCTTTTCCAAAATGCAAACGGTTACGAATATATATATCCTGAATCTGGCGGTGGCAGATGAGTGTTTCCTAATTGGAATACCATTTCTGCTTTATACGATGCGAATATGCAGCTGGCGATTTGGGGAGTTTATGTGCAAGGCCTATATGGTAAGCACTTCGATTACCTCGTTCACCTCATCGATATTCCTGCTCATCATGTCTGCGGATCGGTATATAGCGGTGTGCCACCCTATCTCCTCACCCCGATATCGAACCCTTCATATAGCCAAGATAGTCTCAGCGGTTGCCTGGACAACCTCAGCGGTCCTTATGCTACCGGTGATCCTGTATGCCAGCACCGTGGAGCAGGAGGATGGCATCAACTACTCCTGCAACATAATGTGGCCAGATGCGTATAAAAAGCACTCGGGCACTACCTTCATACTCTACACATTTTTCCTGGGATTCGCCACACCACTGTGTTTTATCCTGAGCTTTTACTATCTGGTCATAAGGAAACTGCAGTCGGTGGGTCCCAAACATGCCACCAAATCCAAGGAGAAGAGGAGGGCTCATCGTAAAGTCACCCGACTGGTTCTAACG GTAATTAGTGTATACATATTTTGTTGGCTTCCACACTGGATATCTCAG GTGGCCTTAATTCACTCGAATCCCGCTCAGAGGGACCTATCCCGCCTGGAGATACTCATCTTTCTGCTTTTGGGAGCTCTGGTTTATTCCAATTCGGCAGTGAATCCAATACTCTATGCCTTCCTGAGTGAGAACTTCCGGAAGAGCTTCTTCAAGGCCTTCACCTGTATGAATAAACAGGATATTAACGCTCAACTGCAGGTGGAGCCCAGTGTTTTTACCAAGCAGGGCAGTAGAAAGAGGGGTGGCTCCAAGCGCCGTCAGTCCACCAATACTCAGATGCCTCCGCTGTTGCCACAGAATGCTGGTAACAACAATTCATCGACCACCACATCCTCGACCACCACAGCGGAGAAAACCGGAACCACGGTGACACAGAAATCCTGTAATTCCAATGGCAAAGTGACAGGTCCGCCGGAGAATTTGATTATTTGTTTGAGCGAACAGCAGGAGGCCTTTTGCACCACTGCAAGGAGATCATCCGGTGCAATGCAGCAAACTGATTTGTAA
- the LOC119553916 gene encoding prolyl 4-hydroxylase subunit alpha-2-like isoform X1 — protein MFRTCVLICLLNGVALSTKKEEKLSIVSHGYAISQAHMLPLLSLREEATRNLRNYATVLTKRLTQVKLAIKQLEALVKSKPSSNTLLTFKQTRIFYIDWRKWLSFVKEKHGYEEISKLQSLRHIMPTKIDYDEALYGIYRLQSTYRLDPAEMSVGLLRGRKYRCKKFHAVDCLMIGSVYYLNEDFQDAERWFQLALEKYHSDPNSKQFDIFGWSDDFILKLLMKAAQSSGRFKAALEYAEQALVIDRSHSFWQQQVPRLKNLSLTPEHPKREKISKYLFKPACRMEFPAKKYLRCHLLFSSPFLQLAPIKVEELNLDPPINIYHNLIHNEEIFWIKTLSNPHLKRSTIFSSSKQPIEDFSNIRTSKTMHLNDDAHKLIKNLNQRVMDATGLSVMESEDLQISNYGIGGHFSEHQDSVPPTDGKFRISGNRIITALYYLSDVELGGETVFPFLDLRVPAQKGSLVVWYNLFLNGTSDWRVVHISCPILMGDKWIATKWLREYPQMFIRPCPLKMEPLPEYSGNTF, from the exons ATGTTTCGGACTTGTGTTCTTATATGTTTATTGAATGGAGTTGCTTTAAGCAccaaaaaagaggaaaaactATCAATAGTTTCGCATGGGTATGCTATATCCCAGGCTCACATGTTGCCATTGTTGAGTCTGAGGGAAGAGGCGACTAGGAACCTAAGAAACTATGCAACAGTTTTAACAAAGCGGTTAACCCAAGTCAAACT GGCAATTAAGCAATTGGAGGCTCTCGTTAAGTCAAAACCTTCGTCCAATACATTACTCACCTTCAAACAGACCcgaatattttatattgaCTGGCGAAAATGGTTAAGTTTTGTAAAGGAAAAACACGGTTATGAGGAAATTTCCAAATTACAAAGTTTACGACACATTATGCCCACGAAAATTGACTATGACGAGGCTCTTTATGGCATATATCGCCTTCAATCAACTTACAGACTCGATCCGGCTGAAATGTCAGTTGGTTTGCTAAGAGGAAGGAAGTATAG ATGCAAAAAATTCCATGCTGTGGATTGCCTCATGATAGGCTCAGTATATTATTTGAACGAGGACTTCCAGGATGCAGAGCGTTGGTTCCAGTTGGCTTTAGAAAAATACCACAGTGATCCGAACTCGAAACAATTTGATATATTTGGATGGTCCgacgattttattttgaagcTGCTAATGAAGGCAGCTCAGAGCTCTGGCCGATTTAAGGCCGCTTTGGAATATGCCGAACAAGCGTTGGTTATCGACCGtagccacagtttttggcaACAACAAGTCCCTAGGCTCAAAAACTTGAGTTTGACACCCGAACATCCGAAACGGGAAAAAATCAGTAAATATCTATTTAAGCCGGCTTGTCGCATGGAATTTCCCGCTAAGAAATATTTGCGTTGCCATCTTTTATTTTCCTCGCCGTTTCTTCAGTTGGCACCCATAAAAGTGGAGGAGCTAAACCTCGACCCacctataaatatttatcacAATCTCATCCATAACGAGGAAATTTTTTGGATTAAGACTCTGTCAAATCCGCACCTGAAGCGCAGTACCATTTTCAGCTCCTCTAAACAACCGATTGAAGATTTTTCTAATATTCGGACTTCCAAAACTATGCATTTAAACGATGATGCTCATAAGTTAATTAAGAATTTGAATCAACGTGTAATGGATGCCACAGGCTTAAGTGTGATGGAGTCTGAGGATCTGCAGATTAGTAACTATGGCATCGGTGGACATTTTTCTGAGCACCAGGACTCTGTACCACCAACTGATGGTAAATTTCGGATCTCCGGCAACCGCATTATTACAGCATTGTATTAT CTAAGCGATGTAGAGCTGGGCGGTGAAACTGTATTTCCCTTCTTGGACCTAAGAGTCCCCGCACAAAAAGGATCCTTGGTGGTGTGGTACaatctttttttaaatggaACCAGCGACTGGAGAGTTGTACATATATCTTGTCCCATTTTGATGGGGGATAAGTGGA TTGCCACCAAATGGTTGCGGGAATATCCCCAAATGTTTATTCGGCCTTGTCCATTAAAGATGGAGCCATTGCCTGAATATAGTGgtaatactttttaa
- the LOC119554543 gene encoding protein terminus yields the protein MFDDEPISNFVFTNDETTQTFHHQWFSQGQLHECPTCYSSIDADEPPSQHWLRGGEGSQGLQLTKQQQAVLDIIEARQIETFFFCDESSKDKLDHFMGETCARGIPELLRWMFQNNTMAVEFNLACYVNAMDQVLIFQSGSLKVDHYYDVDECVGVVYEMLMQRIENYLNCSSEYGMAECSITRLKVQVKRIRVDAESHSAESPFFALPLQLKQEEGLTTTSSPSTSESELASLRSAYLKHFRECNGYFPPNMRVNLYGVQQCKTTKELYVVPYHVSETLQQLPNKNFLILNNIMGQFQRLHELSTPVKSIEGEPTSSPPKDLHCRRCRAQFSRSSKLHIHQKLRCGQDFSVDSMHADIVEIYEQCLPISRSVFQHACYGITKPKTVMRKGQFVPIECDWRSESSVKVQHGPCVVISNAQHSSPCKFY from the coding sequence ATGTTCGACGACGAGCCGATCTCCAACTTTGTGTTCACCAACGACGAGACGACGCAGACCTTCCACCACCAGTGGTTTTCCCAGGGCCAGTTGCATGAGTGTCCCACCTGCTACAGCTCCATCGACGCAGATGAGCCGCCCTCCCAGCATTGGCTGCGTGGAGGAGAGGGCTCCCAGGGACTGCAGCTCACCAAGCAGCAACAGGCCGTCCTAGACATCATCGAGGCCCGCCAGATCGAGACTTTCTTCTTCTGCGACGAGAGCTCCAAGGACAAGCTGGACCACTTCATGGGGGAGACCTGTGCCCGGGGAATCCCCGAGCTGCTCCGCTGGATGTTCCAGAACAACACCATGGCCGTGGAGTTCAACCTGGCCTGCTACGTGAACGCCATGGACCAGGTTCTGATCTTCCAGAGCGGGTCCCTGAAGGTGGACCACTACTACGACGTGGACGAGTGCGTGGGAGTGGTCTACGAGATGCTGATGCAGAGGATCGAGAACTATCTGAACTGCAGCAGTGAGTACGGCATGGCCGAGTGCAGCATCACCAGGCTGAAGGTCCAGGTCAAGAGGATTCGGGTGGATGCGGAGAGTCACTCTGCGGAGTCCCCCTTCTTCGCCCTGCCCCTGCAGCTGAAGCAGGAGGAGGGTCTGACCACCACTTCCAGTCCATCCACCAGCGAATCTGAGTTGGCTAGCCTGCGATCCGCTTACCTCAAGCACTTCCGCGAATGCAACGGCTACTTCCCGCCCAACATGCGGGTCAATCTCTACGGCGTGCAGCAGTGCAAGACCACCAAGGAGCTGTACGTGGTGCCCTACCACGTCAGCGAAACCCTCCAGCAGCTGCCCAACAAGAACTTCCTGATCCTGAACAACATCATGGGGCAGTTCCAGCGGCTCCACGAGCTCTCCACCCCCGTCAAGTCGATCGAAGGGGAACCCACCAGCTCGCCCCCGAAGGACCTGCACTGCCGAAGGTGCCGCGCACAGTTCTCGAGGAGCAGCAAACTGCACATCCACCAGAAGCTGCGCTGCGGCCAGGACTTCTCCGTGGACAGCATGCACGCGGACATCGTCGAGATCTACGAGCAGTGCCTGCCCATCTCGAGGAGCGTCTTCCAGCACGCCTGCTACGGCATCACCAAGCCCAAGACCGTGATGCGGAAGGGTCAGTTCGTGCCCATCGAGTGCGACTGGCGCAGCGAGAGCTCCGTGAAGGTGCAGCACGGCCCGTGTGTGGTCATTAGCAACGCCCAGCACAGCAGCCCCtgtaaattttattaa
- the LOC119553916 gene encoding prolyl 4-hydroxylase subunit alpha-1-like isoform X3 gives MASVDIFLSTRTLYHQLMLSDVELGGETVFPFLDLRVPAQKGSLVVWYNLFLNGTSDWRVVHISCPILMGDKWIATKWLREYPQMFIRPCPLKMEPLPEYSGNTF, from the exons ATGGCATCGGTGGACATTTTTCTGAGCACCAGGACTCTGTACCACCAACTGATG CTAAGCGATGTAGAGCTGGGCGGTGAAACTGTATTTCCCTTCTTGGACCTAAGAGTCCCCGCACAAAAAGGATCCTTGGTGGTGTGGTACaatctttttttaaatggaACCAGCGACTGGAGAGTTGTACATATATCTTGTCCCATTTTGATGGGGGATAAGTGGA TTGCCACCAAATGGTTGCGGGAATATCCCCAAATGTTTATTCGGCCTTGTCCATTAAAGATGGAGCCATTGCCTGAATATAGTGgtaatactttttaa
- the LOC119553788 gene encoding prolyl 4-hydroxylase subunit alpha-1-like produces MVKMLLLFIVLAAGVGLHAKGLVLSAPESYDFAISSESQLSLLKLRETQVKNLQNYNEVLKKHLKKIRLAIKYSEDLLKTPAHNLLLDFKVLRHMYTNWPQYLNILKKELGSKEILISQDLLMQQPTSVDFEESLDAIYRLQTVYNLDSYDMAEGILDGKEYKVKKWSIDECLILGLMYQYLKHYNESENWLQLALYYYEDHPNREELKIKLWEHSNLLESLVEANKGLGRYLEAKKFAQDLLSILPNHSYMLKQLPRLEYLQANPSKLTNPKKGHQLQKEICSKRYRKPNTNLVCRYVDWNPFLQLAPLKMEELSIETHISIFHGFLGKKDVETLKNASRPKLQRNEHLSWNCSCKIGNLSSSSHDIARKINDLIIDITGFPPKGNQMLEVINYGIAGNYNPDDTAKSTSPNKANALIFLSNAERGGEIVFPSRQLKVKPRKGSMLVWVNPKGSVIYHQCPILKGNMWVANKVLN; encoded by the exons ATGGTTAAAATGTTGCTTCTCTTCATAGTTTTAGCTGCTGGCGTTGGCTTGCATGCTAAGGGCCTGGTTTTATCCGCGCCCGAGTCTTATGACTTTGCAATATCATCAGAATCTCAATTGTCATTGTTGAAGTTGAGAGAAACACAAGTTAAAAATCTACAAAATTATAACGAAGTGTTAAAGaagcacttaaaaaaaattaggcT AGCCATAAAATATTCAGAAGATCTGCTGAAAACACCGGCGCATAACTTATTGCTTGACTTTAAAGTTTTGAGACACATGTACACGAATTGGCCCCAATAccttaacattttaaaaaaagaactgGGGTCCAAAGAAATTTTGATTTCTCAAGACTTATTGATGCAGCAACCAACGTCCGTGGACTTTGAGGAATCTTTGGATGCTATCTATAGACTCCAAACAGTATATAACTTAGACTCGTATGACATGGCAGAAGGAATATTAGATGGCAAAGAATACAA AGTCAAGAAATGGAGTATTGATGAGTGTCTTATACTTGGTCTAATGTATCAATACTTAAAACACTACAAtgaatcggaaaattggttgCAACTGGCTCTCTATTATTACGAGGACCATCCCAATCGGGAGGAGCTAAAAATTAAGCTTTGGGAACATTCCAACTTGTTGGAATCTCTGGTGGAGGCCAACAAGGGACTTG GGCGCTACTTGGAAGCCAAGAAATTTGCGCAAGACTTGCTTTCAATTCTTCCTAATCACAGTTATATGCTGAAGCAACTGCCGAGGCTTGAATATTTGCAAGCGAATCCCAGCAAACTTACGAATCCCAAGAAAGGTCATCAGCTTCAGAAGGAAATATGCTCAAAGCGTTATCGCAAACCAAACACGAATCTTGTTTGTCGTTATGTGGATTGGAACCCATTCCTACAATTGGCGCCCTTAAAAATGGAGGAGTTGTCAATAGAGACCCATATAAGTATTTTTCATGGGTTCCTGGGTAAAAAGGATGTAGAAACACTAAAGAACGCGTCCAGACCAAAACTTCAACGTAACGAACACCTATCATGGAATTGCAGTTGCAAAATCGGAAATCTATCCAGTTCTTCGCATGATATTGCTCGCAAAATAAATGATCTAATAATCGATATCACCGGATTTCCACCGAAAGGAAATCAAATGCTAGAAGTCATCAATTATGGTATTGCTGGAAATTACAATCCCGATGACACTGCCAAATCCACGAGTCCCAACAAAGCAAACGCTTTGATATTT TTGAGCAATGCTGAAAGAGGCGGAGAAATAGTTTTTCCATCTCGTCAGCTAAAAGTGAAACCTCGGAAGGGTTCCATGCTAGTTTGGGTAAACCCCAAGGGAAGCGTTATATATCATCAGTGCCCGATCCTAAAGGGAAATATGTGGG TGGCTAACAAAGTGCTGAACTGA
- the LOC119554757 gene encoding protein terminus-like, whose amino-acid sequence MFDDEPISNFVFTNDETTQTFHHQWFSQGQLHECPTCYSSIDADEPPSQHWLRGGEGSQGLQLTKQQQAVLDIIEARQIETFFFCDESSKDKLDHFMGETCARGIPELLRWMFQNNTMAVEFNLACYVNAMDQVLIFQSGSLKVDHYYDVDECVGVVYEMLMQRIENYLNCSSEYGMAECSITRLKVQIKRIRVDAESHSAESPFFALPLQLKQEEGLDTTSSPSTSESELASLRSAYLKHFRECNGYFPPNMRVNLYGVQQCKTTKELYVVPYHVSETLQQLPNKNFLILNNIVGQFQRLHELSTPVKSIEGDPTSSPPKDLHCRRCRAQFSRSSKLHIHQKLRCGQDFSVDSMHADIVEIYEQCLPISRSVFQHACYGITKPKTVMRKGQFVPIECDWRSESSVKVQHGPCVVISNAQHSSPCKFY is encoded by the coding sequence ATGTTCGACGACGAGCCGATCTCCAACTTTGTGTTCACCAACGACGAGACGACGCAGACCTTCCACCACCAGTGGTTTTCCCAGGGCCAGTTGCACGAGTGTCCCACCTGCTACAGCTCCATCGACGCAGATGAGCCGCCCTCCCAGCATTGGCTGCGTGGAGGAGAGGGCTCCCAGGGACTGCAGCTCACCAAGCAGCAACAGGCCGTCCTAGACATCATCGAGGCCCGCCAGATCGAGACCTTCTTCTTCTGCGACGAGAGCTCCAAGGACAAGCTTGACCACTTCATGGGCGAGACCTGTGCCCGGGGAATCCCCGAGCTGCTCCGCTGGATGTTCCAGAACAACACCATGGCCGTGGAGTTCAACCTGGCCTGCTACGTGAACGCCATGGACCAGGTTCTGATCTTCCAGAGCGGGTCCCTGAAGGTGGACCATTACTACGACGTGGACGAGTGCGTGGGAGTGGTCTACGAGATGCTGATGCAGAGGATCGAGAACTACCTGAACTGCAGCAGTGAGTACGGCATGGCCGAGTGCAGCATCACCAGGCTGAAGGTCCAGATCAAGAGGATTCGGGTGGATGCGGAGAGTCACTCTGCGGAGTCCCCCTTCTTCGCCCTGCCCCTGCAGCTGAAGCAGGAGGAGGGTCTGGACACCACTTCCAGCCCATCCACCAGCGAATCTGAGTTGGCTAGCCTGCGATCCGCTTACCTCAAGCACTTCCGCGAATGCAACGGCTACTTCCCGCCCAACATGCGGGTCAATCTCTACGGCGTGCAGCAGTGCAAGACCACCAAGGAGCTGTACGTGGTGCCCTACCACGTCAGCGAAACCCTCCAGCAGCTGCCCAACAAGAACTTCCTGATCCTGAACAACATCGTGGGGCAGTTCCAGCGGCTCCACGAGCTCTCCACCCCCGTCAAGTCGATCGAAGGGGACCCCACCAGCTCGCCCCCGAAGGACCTGCACTGCCGAAGGTGCCGTGCACAGTTCTCGAGGAGCAGCAAACTGCACATCCACCAGAAGCTGCGCTGCGGCCAGGACTTCTCCGTGGACAGCATGCACGCGGACATCGTCGAGATCTACGAGCAGTGCCTGCCCATCTCGAGGAGCGTCTTCCAGCACGCCTGCTACGGCATCACCAAGCCCAAGACCGTGATGCGGAAGGGTCAGTTCGTGCCCATCGAGTGCGACTGGCGCAGCGAGAGCTCCGTGAAGGTGCAGCACGGCCCGTGTGTGGTCATTAGCAACGCCCAGCACAGCAGCCCCtgtaaattttattaa
- the LOC119554411 gene encoding prolyl 4-hydroxylase subunit alpha-1 gives MSLMLLICLNLLAIPGGHFQMSTDPAKSIVGMKGLVDLEGFFISELTNYAKALKGKIDIIESFLQDVQSKRDISRRNPKEFVAHPLNAFSLIRRMHEDWTHIELYMSEQVGMSYLQAIKNGLDEAQPTDNDLSDAIGGIISLHRFYNLQPVDIAKGLLMGKQYNVHLTTLNCQTLALACLNSNFDKDALNWYKTAVEQYDEDRDGQVYSEVFDFKLRDLYINYTSTLVVKGFRKAALDILRNVSDLDATLWSLQKDVYEIGKIDVPDPTFLVEPWIDHNGCQGFRKTKKYFSCHYERGTSDFLRIVPLKVEILSLDPLIVIYHDVIYDKEISRFKNISLPSLKSPPRYLHGEDYNLKLSKVPEEQESPLNRRIRDMTGENVNEDTDFLINNFGICGFRGYHTDNLEEQDQTAELGDRLTSIIFFLSDVVQGGAISFPHLHLSVWPQKGSALVWRNLNHRMHPNEDLLHLSCPVVVGSKWTLVKWLHEKPQMFLKPCKKEFKEFNK, from the exons ATGTCCTTAATGctattaatatgcttaaatttaCTTGCTATTCCAGGGGGACACTTTCAAATGTCGACTGATCCAGCCAAGTCCATAGTTGGAATGAAAGGTCTTGTGGATTTGGAGGGTTTCTTCATCAGTGAATTAACGAACTACGCAAAAGCACTAAAGGGCAAAATCGATATCATAGAAAG CTTCCTTCAAGATGTACAATCAAAACGTGATATTTCTAGGAGAAACCCAAAAGAGTTCGTTGCTCATCCACTCAACGCGTTTTCCCTCATTCGGCGAATGCATGAGGATTGGACCCACATTGAGCTATATATGTCGGAACAAGTGGGTATGAGCTACCTTCAAGCCATTAAAAATGGTTTAGATGAAGCGCAACCCACCGATAATGATCTAAGTGATGCAATCGGTGGAATCATCTCGCTGCATCGATTCTATAATCTACAGCCAGTTGACATAGCCAAAGGACTGCTAATGGGGAAACAATACAA TGTCCATTTAACTACACTGAATTGCCAGACATTAGCTCTTGCCTGCCTCAACTCTAATTTTGATAAGGATGCTTTGAATTGGTACAAAACTGCTGTAGAACAGTACGATGAAGATCGAGATGGCCAAGTCTACAGCGAAGTATTTGACTTTAAGTTGCGTGATTTGTACATAAACTATACATCAACTTTGGTAGTTAAAG GTTTCCGAAAAGCCGCGCTCGATATTCTTAGGAATGTATCTGATTTAGATGCTACCCTTTGGTCACTTCAGAAAGATGTCTATGAAATTGGTAAAATAGATGTGCCGGATCCCACG TTTCTAGTAGAGCCGTGGATCGATCATAATGGTTGCCAAGGATTCAGGaagacaaaaaaatattttagttgtCACTATGAACGAGGAACGTCAGATTTTCTTAGGATTGTCCCACTCAAAGTCGAGATCCTAAGCTTAGATCCTCTTATAGTAATCTATCATGATGTAATCTACGACAAAGAAATCTCGAGGTTTAAAAATATCTCACTCCCTTCGCTGAAGAGTCCACCGCGATACCTACATGGTGAGGACTATAACCTCAAGTTATCTAAGGTCCCCGAGGAGCAGGAAAGTCCACTAAACCGACGGATTAGGGACATGACAGGAGAGAACGTGAATGAGGATACCGATTTtctgataaacaattttggtATCTGCGGGTTTAGAGGTTATCATACTGACAACCTAGAAGAGCAGGATCAAACG GCAGAACTAGGCGATCGCCTTACAAgcattatatttttt TTGAGCGATGTCGTCCAAGGTGGTGCCATTTCTTTTCCGCACTTACATCTGTCAGTTTGGCCACAAAAGGGCAGCGCATTGGTTTGGCGAAATCTAAATCATAGAATGCATCCTAACGAAGATCTATTGCACTTGTCATGTCCGGTTGTGGTGGGCTCTAAATGGA CTCTCGTAAAATGGTTGCATGAGAAACCTCAAATGTTTCTCAAACCGTGTAAAAAAGAGtttaaagagttcaataaataa